In Sesamum indicum cultivar Zhongzhi No. 13 linkage group LG8, S_indicum_v1.0, whole genome shotgun sequence, the sequence AACTAGTATTAGCCACATTAAAATCAAGCATTGGTACAGGGATCCGAAACATAGAGAAATGCTGATGAAAGAACAGTGTAGCAGATAAGTCCTTCACCTCCTTTTCATGCACAACAACTGAGTGTTGGCACTTGTTTGTGCGTAAATCCCAAATCATTAGCTTGCAATCATCTCCCACGGAGCCaaacaaattttcattctttagaTGCCATGACACATCCTCAACCACATTTTCATGACCCTGGAGCATAAACCACAGTTAAGAAGTTAACTCACCATGTTAGAAGATCACACAAAAGCTCTTTCCATAAAAAGAGATGACAGTGAGATGATCAGAATCAGCACAAGAATGTGCTTGAAAGATAGTAGTTTACCTTATAAATATAGTTTGCTTCAAGCACTTTCTCTTGAGGCATTGAAGAGATATCccaaaaacatattttacaatCGTTTGAACCACTCAAAAGATAACCTTCCTTCAGTGAGCTCCACGACAAGCCATATCCTTCCTTGTCATGTCCTTTCAGTCTCAAGTCCGGATCACAGGAAGCGCCTTTGGCCTCCAGCTGCTTAGTACAGTCAAATACATATACTTGGGAACCATTGGTCTTCGCAGCAATTATAGCTTGATTTTGCAACATACATCTTGCCCTATTCACTTCTCCATCAACTTGTATCTTTTGAACTATCTCTACCTGCATACACGCAATACATTTCGGTGTCAACAACTTACCATCAGCATTTTGTTTTTAGTTAGACCTGGTCCTCTAGGACTCTCTAGAAAAAGgtggggaaaaaaagaaaggccAGTATGATTTGGAATGAACTTTATAAAGACCAAATAAACTAACCCCAGCCCAAGGTCGATGCATGAAATTCTAACGAGAGAAccagaaaaacaaagagaaaaaaattagagaaaagaaacaataatCTCTACGTATTAGACTATCAAACGGTTGATGCCTTCCTTCTCACACAAAAGTTGTTTTGGAGCAGTGCGCTGTTAAGAATAGAATAACTACAATCTTTCAGTAGGAACTTTACTCGAACAGTTGGTACCTACCCATACACAAAATATACGAACATCATCTACATAAAACTTAAATAGAAATCAACACCAGACAACTGACCTTGGGGATGATGGAGTTCTCGGGGTCGACTGCGAGGGCAGAGGAGGGGTCGCGGGGGAGGTACGCGTCCGCGAGCATGAGAAAATTGGGGATACCATCGGATGTATGGGTCCCCAGGATCAATTTGTGGACGGCGAGATCACCACCGTCGGACGAAGGCGGCAAACTGTACGGTGAGAGACGGCCACTCGAGGGAGTGGCAGATGACGAGATCGTACAGCAACGGTGTATTCTTCTTCCACACTGAAAactcctcctccaccacctcTTCCATTTCTTACACACTCTCTCTTTACACCACACACgcacaaaaacacacacgCGGGACACACAGAGGAGAACACGTACTAATGGTATATTTTCACGCACAAATGAGCCGAAGATTATGAGAGGGCTTCTTCCCGCCAAACGTGGAATCGGAGGGAAAATTGGGGAAGGAGCTGACTGTGTTGGGCCTTTGGGCCGCAAAGAttcaaaaacatattttaatatgggCTTAATCTTAAAGCCCATCTAAACCCAGATACGCCGGTccaattaatttctaaatatatacaattagaaaatcaaattccTAAGCCAAAATTCCAACAAATTCAAAGCCGACTACGtacaatttgttttttcatattaaataccaaataaaaaaattaatataaatatatacttaatataattgtgttattatagaattaaacTTATGCTATTATTCGTATCTATGTAGGTGCGCCCATTGAATTTGTATGAACCAACTTCATGTTGctactattttatttgtagGTATTAAATAAGAGCATGTTGAGTTATTCCCAGATTTGTTTCATTAccacttttaatttatcataaaattattctaGGATTTGTTCCCTACATGTGGGGTTGGATTAGTCCTATGCCCCATTTTGTTACCTAAATCAAACTTATGTGAACCAAAATTCGTCACCACCCCCGGTTTATTTCCCACCGTTTTCCAATCCTTTGAAATAccagggttttttttttaacttttaatacCAAGACTTTGTTATTAACTTGCTCGGATAATTATGTGTTGCTTTGTCATcagattttatataattatacgtaaatctcATCTAGTATAAGAAATTACATTCGACGTTTACTTTCGTATAATAAATAGATACatctattagttaaaattaaccgaatttgttaatattagcaaaaaattgaaagaaaatatatatttattttcaatttacttattattaacttcttgtaatcaaacaaaaaaatttacatataattaagtaaaatttgaTGGACAGCGGCCTAATTATCCCCAACTCATTTGCTGAAGTTTGTTACCTAATTATTCATCCCAACAACCAGCCTTATTTGACTAACACAAAAGTCCAATTTGGAGAGCTTTGTGTTCTTTAACTGCTACTGCTACCTCTTTTCTCTCATGTGCTGCCTAccttaaacatatatataagtgggCTAAGGATGAGTCAGTTAAGACAGCAAATACATATCAGTGATAGAGATAGCTAAATAGCTCATTTTGGTGATGGAGTTGAACATGATGGAACAATacatttttggtggattcatTGGTTTGGTTTTTGGGTTAATATTGTTATACATATTCCTTGAGAAGAGCAGTAAATGTACTGTAAAGGAGGCACCTAGAGGAGCCAGCGCCAGGAAAAGCTCGGAAAACTTCGTCTGCAGGAAGGATGGGCCCCCGGATGTTGTCATTGTTGGTGCCGGTGTGGCTGGTTCAGCACTTGCTTATTCTTTGGCCAAGGTGCAACGTGTTTTCACATTCATTTTGCATGTGATTTGTAGATAGATAGGCTTGAGTTCTAGTCGGTTGTTGAACGTTTTTATCCATGATTCACAGGACGGGCGAATAGTGCAAGTGATTGAGAGGGATTTAAGCCAACCTGATAGAATTGTTGGTGAGCTACTACAGCCAGGAGGCTACCTCAAATTAGTGGAGTTGGGGATGGAAGGTAATAGCTATGAGATAGTATTAGATTTTGCATAACTGTTGTGATGAAGTCTTCTAATCTCATGAgattttcttcaagaaattGAGCATTGACATTTTATCAATGCAGAATGCGTACATGGGATCGATTCTCAGCAGGTCTACGGCTATGCACTTTACAAGGAGGGGAAATATGCAAAATTGACCTATCCTTTGCAAGATTTCAGTTCAGATGTTTCAGGCAGGAGTTTTCACCATGGCCGCTTCATCCAAAGGTTGCGCGAGAAGGCGGCTTCCCTTCCCAAGTATggatttccttttcttcttacCGATCCTAAAACATCCCTTTTGCTAACTTTCTTAGTAGTAACCAGACAGaaacaatttgatttttgtctaataatatattgttaagaTCAAAAGATTCCGACTCTTGGTTTCTTGTGTAGTGTGAGAATGGAACAAGGAACTGTAACATCATTgattgaagaaaaaggaacCGTTAAAGGAGTTAAGTACAAGAACAAAGATGGACAAGACGTCAAGGCATATGCTCCTCTTACAATTGTATGTGATGGATGCTTTTCCAACTTGAGAAAAAATCTGTGTATACCCCAGGTAGATGTTTGAGAAGATACACTTTTCTGGTTTTTACGttacaaagaaaatttaatgaatagaGCTCTCTTTAATGATTATTCAGGTAAACATTGTATCGCATTTCGTTGGTATGGTCTTGAACCTGGAGAATGGCAAGCTTCCACATCCGAATCATGGTCATGTTATTTTGGCGAATCCTTCGCCCGTCTTATTCTATCCTGTCAGCAGCACGGAAGTCCGCTGTTTGGTTGATGTGCCTGGCCAAAAGATGCCTTCAATTTCAAATGGAGACATGGCCAAGTACCTGAAGACAAAGGTGGCTCCTCAGGTATGAGAAATATCTCAGTTACAAACTTATGACACTGCATGCATGATTCTTGGACGTCTACGCAAGTCTGATGAGGACATTTTTCTTGCTTATTTATCAGCTCCCACCAGAACTACATGATGCTTTTATCGATCAAATCGATAAGGGAGACATAAGATCAATGCCAAACAGGAGCATGCCAGCCTCTCCCCTTCCAACTCCAGGCGCAGTCCTGTTGGGGGATGCATTCAATATGCGGCATCCATTGACTGGTGGAGGAATGACAGTTGCTCTTGCTGACGTGGTGGTGCTCCGTGATCTGCTAAGACCTGTTGAGGATCTCGGCAATGCAGCTGCACTTACCAAACATCTTGAGTCGTTTTATGCCCTCCGCAAGGTGAGATCAGACTCTGTACTCCAATAGTAACTAACTTCTTCCATAATCTTGAATGTCCCAAATAAACTCGAGCATGTTAAACTTAATTTGAAATGGTTCGTATCCTTTTTTTTCTGCAGCCAGTGGCGTCAACAATAAACACTCTGGCAGGAGCCCTGTACAAGGTGTTCTGTCCTGCACCTGATCAAGCAAGCAGGGAAATGAGAGAGGCTTGTTTCGATTATCTGAGCCTTGGAGGAATGTATTCACAAGGGCCAATTTCCCTGCTGTCAGGTTTGAACCCAAGGCCTATGAGCTTGGTCGCACACTTCTTTGCCGTGGCCATATACGGTGTAGGCCGACTACTGCTGCCGTATCCTTCACCCAAGCGCCTGTTGCTCGGAGTTAGATTGCTTTTGGtggttttctcctctttgatTGATCAAAACTACAGTCTAAAGATCGAAACAGTGCTATTAGTACTAATGTCGGTTTCTTATGACTTCTGTTGTGCAGAGTGCATATGGCATCATATTTCCCATTGTGAAGTCTGAAGGAGTGAGACAAATGTTCTTCCCCATCACCATTCCGGCATACAACAGAGGTGCTTCAGTTGTAATGAAGAGTGCAATGTTCGACATGATGGCATAAAACTAGCTACTTCCGCAAAACACACCACCAACGAGGAGAAGCATCCTCTTCATGCCATCGTAGAAGAGGAGAAATGTACTCTTTTTACtgtataattcttttttagttaCTTTTGTCAGGTCTACTAGGTTGCTTTATTCAATGTTCCCATACTGTCTTTATTACATGCTTCATAGAAGATGAAGGATAGTTTTCCTTTACTTTTTGGGTACAGTGTCAATGCGGTTTCAACTTCAGTTTCTTTATCTACTCTCACACTTCGGGCAGACGCTACTTCTGATTCAACAAAACATGACTAGTTCTAGGTGCGACCATTTTGCCAGTAACAATACATAAGCTAAAGcctttccaaaaaaaaaacacataagcTAAAGCGAGATGAGCAGTGCTGTCCAACCAAAGTTTCCACTCACACAACTTTTAGCCTGGAAAGAAATCATACATCCATACTTAAACAAACACAGAAAGCAAATACCACGACGTGAATATATAGGTAATGTCCATTTCATGCATGATGACTGCAATTCTTAACATTGAAGAAAAGATCATCAACCCCCATATTATCTAACGTCACAAGATATTCATTGCATAAAACCATATCGAAATACAAAATCACACGTGAACAAACCACTAGGCTAAAAGAACTACTTCAATTTGCACACACACAGAAATTAGAAAGCAAATACAACCACCTAGATACGCTCAACTAATCCACCTACTCCATATCATACACACGGATGTACTAAAGATCACATGACAACACATGCTGCTGGATTCTCATCACTGAAAGCAGTAGTGTAGCGAACTTCAGTTGAGCTCGCCCGTGCTAGCTGCGAAACTTGTGGATCCTCAGAATTTCGGACATAACCCGCTGGGGCTTTCTTGTCATAGACACCAGGTGCATAAGGGTGTGCAACAACGTCATACGGCACATAAGGCCAGAGCTCAGCTTTCTTTCCTGTACGATGAGCCACACGAGCCACAACCTTCTCAGGTTCAACGTAACCGATGACCGTTAGCTTGTTTTGCTTTGGTGACACCTCAACAGAGGTCACCCCTTTCATTCCTTCAACGGATCTTCGCACCTTCCTCTCACATCCTTCGCAATCTATCTTAATCTTTATCTCCACGGTCTGGTTAAGAAACacaagagggaaaaaaaatcccaagTACCTCAGTTGCATGTAAACTTGAGATGTCTACCAAGAGAAAGACGAATATATTGAgtgagaagaaaatgaagtgCGATACATGCGGCCTGGATTAACAAAATGTCCTTGAATTTTCTTCTGTACTTCCACTTTCcgctttttaattataattcaacaaagcaaaaagcaaaaaagCAAACACCTGAGTTCAAGAGAACAATAATTTGGTACACGATGCTGCAAAATCCGGTTAAATTGAAGCAAGCAGCATAACAAACCTTCTTGAGGTAACAATTCCAACCGCCTGAATACATGgattattcttatttaagaACTTGTCATTCTCTGTTTGTTCTTGGAAGAGAGTGACATTAATTATACTCATCACCAAGAAAAGCTGATGCTTTCTAAAAGTTGCTGATGTTCAGTATTAATGCATTAATTGGCAGAATAGCATTGCTGATGTTCAGTATTAATGCATTAATTGGCAGAATGGCAGAGAGACCTAACAGTCAATTAAATTCGCAATAATCACTGCCAGTGCCATTGAACTACATAGGCAGTATGCAGTGATTAgggaccaaaaaaataaaagaaatcacTGGTCATAAATAGCTATTAAGAAGTGGAAAATAAAGCAGAGAGACCGCAGCATGCGGTGAGCTGTCAGGAGAAAGGTCTACCAAAGGCCAGACCTTTCACTTTATGGCAGATCTGTGCCCATATCATCTCCTGCTTTACAAACAAACCAGTAGTATAATTCTTTAACATTTGattacaaataacaaaatcaaaataaattcagaaatacatccgaacaaagatagaaaaaggaaaaggaactCTACCGAggaaaaacacacacagacatccacatgtgtgcgtgtggtggGAAAGAGAACAGACCTGGAGTTGTTTGCGTTTCTTAAGCTTGGAATGGCCACTGGAGCAATCAAAGATGTGCGAGAGATGATCCAAAGCCCCCATTTCCAAAGATCTCGTCTTTCTTCTCTTATTACCACTGCTAATAGTACTATCTTTAAGTATTAACTATCAGCTGCACCAACTCTCAAAGTtgtcgctctctctctctctctttcacacTAAACCAGAATGGTGGCAGACAGAAGAATGATTAGAACAGAGAGAAAATATCCAATTTGAGCGgtctcttttcttcttgacAAGTGACAAACTCTTATTTGCATTTAGTTGGAGTAGGAGTGAGGGAGCTGCCTGTCTGTTTATATAGGCGAAGTACAGTAcagattttcatttaaaatggACCGTGTGATGACGAGGGCTGGCTAAAGCGATGTAAGCCACGTGGTGTCGTGCTATTGTAAGGGATATCCCTGCACCGACCCGAGTTTGGACAGTCCGTCAACAGGTTAAAAGATAAGGCGGTGAAGGTTCATTGTGACAGGACTCGGATCCAGAGGGACCCACTCTGACACTCTCAGCCCCATTCTGCAGTCCTTTTATCCCTCATTATGATCCatgttcattttattttatgtggcCCATAATGCCTCAACTAAGCATTTAAGTTGGCCCATCTTCCCTTCCACCCACTTTTCTTCCCCTTattaaaagaacaaatatttccccaaaaaaaaataaattcattcaaGTAAAAGGCCCATTTAGTTTACATAAGGCACCACTTGAGCCCAGTTATATGGACCACTGTGATACAGAAGCCGCTTGATAGAGTTTGTTCGTTCTTAATCTTAATGGGCTGTGGCCCAATTCGtacaatgaagaaaataacatcgattgaattttattgtattttttttttattttattcaacatAAACATACCatgttttaaaaacttaatatgatttattttattaaaaataatatatattaattaattaattaaaatagaaaacgCATTGGAGtttagaatagaaaattcaattataaaagaGGGGGGAGGTTCTTGGTCGTAAGCTTTGTCCAATTCCGATATATATAGAGCAGTTGTCTTTCGAGGGTATTGTACATAGATACAAAAAACTAAGCAGAAAAGCAGCTCACCAGTTGGGTTCTTGGAAACTAGAAAAAGGGTCAAGTTGGaagaaacataataaattatgagtaccagatattattatatatatatgattgcgtgtgcgtgtgcgtgtgtttGTGTTTAAGATGCATCCAAATGTCTGAATTCAATAGTCAAAGTTGCATGAATCcctttgaaataaaataaggataagaaacagaaaatgaggATGGGGGGAAACAAAGGTGGTCTTCCTCACATGAGTTAGTTTTTGCAAAATCAGGTATATTCATTTATGTTTAACAAAAGCAAAATACATAGTCAGAGTCAGCAACAATATTAAGCCAGcctttgaatattcaaaatcaaCCAACAACCCATTAACTACACACCCATCctactatataattttgtaatattaaaaaaagaaaaaaaaggaataatggaAATAGTGTTGGTGCAGAATTCAACTAGCTAGATTGTGCAGATAGAATTTGGGACCATTGGAAGGAAATTACTACACCACACCACCCCACCTgtagaaatcaaaattattggtGCATGCACTTGTACATGAGACCACATCCCTACTCCTCCTTCACAATAGTACTCCTGTTTCCTACTGCATCTTAAATATTACCacttatttttcctttttttttttcat encodes:
- the LOC105169792 gene encoding LOW QUALITY PROTEIN: WD-40 repeat-containing protein MSI3 (The sequence of the model RefSeq protein was modified relative to this genomic sequence to represent the inferred CDS: inserted 2 bases in 1 codon), whose protein sequence is MEEVVEEEFSVWKKNTPLLYDLVICHSLEWPSLTVQFAXPSSDGGDLAVHKLILGTHTSDGIPNFLMLADAYLPRDPSSALAVDPENSIIPKVEIVQKIQVDGEVNRARCMLQNQAIIAAKTNGSQVYVFDCTKQLEAKGASCDPDLRLKGHDKEGYGLSWSSLKEGYLLSGSNDCKICFWDISSMPQEKVLEANYIYKGHENVVEDVSWHLKNENLFGSVGDDCKLMIWDLRTNKCQHSVVVHEKEVNYLSFNPFNEWALATASSDTTVGLFDMRNLSSPLHALGNHMEEVFQVEWNPNHETILASSADDRRLMVWDLNRVGDEQLEGEAEDGPPELLFSHGGHKAKISDFSWNKNEPWVISSVAEDNTVQVWQMSESIYRDEDDIQAADFS
- the LOC105169793 gene encoding squalene monooxygenase-like; its protein translation is MELNMMEQYIFGGFIGLVFGLILLYIFLEKSSKCTVKEAPRGASARKSSENFVCRKDGPPDVVIVGAGVAGSALAYSLAKDGRIVQVIERDLSQPDRIVGELLQPGGYLKLVELGMEECVHGIDSQQVYGYALYKEGKYAKLTYPLQDFSSDVSGRSFHHGRFIQRLREKAASLPNVRMEQGTVTSLIEEKGTVKGVKYKNKDGQDVKAYAPLTIVCDGCFSNLRKNLCIPQVNIVSHFVGMVLNLENGKLPHPNHGHVILANPSPVLFYPVSSTEVRCLVDVPGQKMPSISNGDMAKYLKTKVAPQLPPELHDAFIDQIDKGDIRSMPNRSMPASPLPTPGAVLLGDAFNMRHPLTGGGMTVALADVVVLRDLLRPVEDLGNAAALTKHLESFYALRKPVASTINTLAGALYKVFCPAPDQASREMREACFDYLSLGGMYSQGPISLLSGLNPRPMSLVAHFFAVAIYGVGRLLLPYPSPKRLLLGVRLLLSAYGIIFPIVKSEGVRQMFFPITIPAYNRGASVVMKSAMFDMMA
- the LOC105169794 gene encoding heavy metal-associated isoprenylated plant protein 26-like, which produces MGALDHLSHIFDCSSGHSKLKKRKQLQTVEIKIKIDCEGCERKVRRSVEGMKGVTSVEVSPKQNKLTVIGYVEPEKVVARVAHRTGKKAELWPYVPYDVVAHPYAPGVYDKKAPAGYVRNSEDPQVSQLARASSTEVRYTTAFSDENPAACVVM